A segment of the Deltaproteobacteria bacterium genome:
AGCCTGATAGAAAATCAATTCTGGAGAGAAACGTTCCAATATACGTGGCAACGCCGACACGAGGAGATCTAGATACGCCTCGTCAGTCACGCCGTCCGGCAACGCGATATCCCACGAACTCTGCTCCTTGCGGGCCGGATAGTTATTCTCTCCGTGCATGGAGAAGGTGAATACCTCTGGATCGTCGGCGCATAGCGCCGCTGTGCCATTGCCCTGATGCACATCGAGATCGACAACCAAGAAACGTCGCGCTGCGTCCTCCGCTCGGAGCCGTCGCATCGCCACCACCAAATCGTTGAAGATACAGTAGCCCTCGCCATGATCGGCAAAGGCATGATGCGTGCCCCCGGCAAGATTAGCTGACACTCCCTCGTCAAGCGCGCGTTGCGCGGTGCCAATCGTTCCTCCGATGACCGCGAACGCACGTCGAACCAATGCCGGCGACCACGGCAAACCGATGCGTAGCATCGCCTTGTGCTCCAAGCTCCCGTCTACAAAGGCATGAACGTACTCAGGCGTATGTACTCGCAGAACATCATCCAGTGTCGCCGCCTCGGGTTCGAGGAAATCCGCAAGACCGAGGATTCCCTCCGCCAACAGCCGTTGCGGCACCAGCCGATATTTATCCATCGGATAGGAATGATTTCCCATATGAACCGTGTAGCGAGCAGAGGTAAAGGCGTGCATGCCCACATTCTTAGCGAGCCCCGGCAACGAGCGGTAGAGGCTCGGCACCCCGCGCCGTTGACACCCTCCACCCCTATGCCGTAGAGGGAGAGACCTTGACCATACCACTGATCTCATGAAGAAGGAGAGATTCGCATGGCCGATCTGAAACATCTTGCGCCTACCCCAACGCCGGAAACGAAGCCGTTTTGGGAAGGGGCGAAACGACATGAGCTGATGCTGCCGCACTGCAAGAGTTGCGGAAAGCATCATTTTTATCCGCGCAGCAACTGCCCGTTCTGCTGGTCGAACGACCTGGAGTGGGTGAAAGCGAGCGGCAAAGGCAAGCTGCATACTTTTTCCATCCCCCAACGCGCCGTCATGGGCATTCCCGGTCCATTCATCGCCGCTATCGTCGAATTAGAAGAAGGTCCGCGCATCTCGACCAATCTGGTGGGGGTGGACCCGGACCCGAAGAACCTGCGCTGCGACATGGAAGTAGAAGTGGTGTTCGACGATATCACCGACACGGTTGCGTTGCCGAAATTCCGGCCAGTCAGCAAAGCTGCGTAAGAGGAGACCACACATGACAGACTTCAGAAATCTTTCCGGGAAATTTGCGCTTGTCGGCGTCGCCGAGTCCGATGAGTTGGGAACCCTGCCACACAAATCGGCGTTGCAGTTGCACATGGAAGCAGCGCGCAACGCGATTGCCGACGCTGGTCTCAAAAAGAGTGACATTGACGGTGTCTTTAGTGCGGGGCGACAGATGGCGACCGAAACCGCTGAGTATATGGGCCTCCGTCCTCGATATATCGACGGCACCATGGTTGGCGGCTGTTCATTCTTGCATCACGTCCAACACGCGATGGCCGCCATCAATGCCGGGTTGTGCGAAGTCGCACTGATTACCCATGGCGAGTCTGGACGCTCGCGGCTGGCGATGCCGAACATGAGCGCCTCGAAAGACTCTCTCTTGTGGCAGTTTGAAGTGCCTTACGGCATCGTCTTTCCCTTCACTGCCTATGGTTTCATCGCCACTCGGCACATGCACGAGTATGGCACGACCCAAGAACAATTAGCGGAAGTTGCGGTGGCCACACGCGCCTGGGCGCGACTCAACCCCAAAGCCAATCAGCGCGGCCCCTTGACCGTTGACGACGTGATGAAATCACCGGTTTTAGCTTGGCCATTCCATGTGCTGGATTGTTGCCTCGTCACTGACGGCGGTGGTGCCTGCATTGTCACCTCTGCCGAACGGGCAAAAGATCTGAAGAAGAAACCTGTTTATATCCTCGGTACCGGTGAAGGCATGGGGCACTGCTGGATCAATCAGATGCCCGACTTCACCGCAGCCACCGGCGCGACCATCTCTGGTCCTCAAGCCTTCGCCATGGCCGGGGTCACTCATAAAGACATCGACGTAGCGATGTTCTATGACGCCTTCACCATTACCCCGATTTTAGCGTTGGAAGATTTGGGGTTCTGCAAAAAAGGCGAAGGGGCAGCGTTCGTCTCCGGACAACGCACCGCGCCGGGTGGAGACTTTCCCATGAACACCAACGGTGGTGGTTTGTCATACACTCACACCGGCATGTACGGCATGTTCATTATCATCGAAGCCGTGCGGCAATTGCGTGGCGAATGCGGCGAACGGCAAGTGAAAGACGCGGAAGTCGCGCTCGCGCACGGCTTAGGCGGGATCTTCAGCGCTGCAGCGACGATGATCTTAGCCAACGCGCCGAAGGCGTAGTCGTTACCCGTAGGACAATAGTGGTTCAGTTTCGCGGTGTGTAGGGGCGCTGCTTGCTGCGCCCATCTTCGGGCAGGGCTTGCCCTGCCCCTACCAGCATCTAAGAATGTCGTTCAACATTTGTTGCACCTTGGATTTCCGCCCTGGCTCCTTTCTGGTGATCTGGGCCACGAGTCTCCCAGCGTCTTTCCAGTCCTGAAACGTTGGGGTCACAATTCGCTTGGTCCGTTCTAACGAACGTAGCGCTCAACGAGCCGTACGGCTTGTGTATCCAAGGCTCCGGCATACAACTCTTCGATCACAACACTGGCAATGTGGGTGCGGAAGATAAGGGGGAAAAAGCGGCGAGTAAAAAACTCGGCTCCCGCTTCCGAATTGATGGCGAACAGATAGACATTCGTATCAAGAAGATATTTCACTCTGCCTCTTGGTAGACATCGACCAGTCGTCCCCGACCTTTTCGTAGTAACTCTTTTAACGACATTTCTACGTCGTTATTCACCACTGCTTCCTCCAGGGCGCGGGTGATCGCCTCGCTATTGGTCGGTGCGTGCAGGACCTTACGCGCTTTCCGCAGTAATGCCTCGTCTATGAGAAGACTTGTGCGTCGCTTCGTTGCCACGAATGTAACTCCTATTTCAGACCTTGATCCTGGCATCATAGTAAGCTGTCTGTGACTGTCAAGTAAAAGAAAACGCCGAACGCTCCTTTTCCTTGTCATGAAGGGATGTCGTGTTCTTCGGCTTGTTCGTCGCCATTCACGGGCGGCGAAGATTTCTGGAGCTGTTTCAAGCCGGGCAACAGCGCGGGGAGATTTTCGATCTCGACAACTCGCCATACACCGGCGGAGTTTTGCCGTGCTCTGATTTCTATGATGCGTCCTTTTTTGACCTTCACCGGAAAGCTCGCTACCCCGTCCTCGGTGCGTCCCTGCCACAGGGCCACCACGACCGCGACGGCAGGAATCTCCGGCAGAGGCCGGCTGCGGTCGCGCACGACCTGCTCGATGACCATTTCCAGACCGGCCTTCGCCAAGCCTTGTGTAGTATCATCGTTGAGCAAGCCTTTGAAAAACTTCTTCCGCAACAGTTTCGCCAAGGGTCCACGCGGCTTCGACTCTTCTCTTTCGCCCCGCGGGCGCTCACTGGTCAGCTCTTCAAGCGCGTGATCGAGTACGCTATCGACATCGACATAGTAAGAGAACGTCGTATAGTCGTGGGTGAGGAGTGCACGCCGCAGATGATAGAGCGAATACGACGGCGTGAATGTCCATGCGTATCCGGCACCAGCGAGCAACAGCGCTAGAACGCCAAGGATCAGAAAAGAGCGCGGTAATCCTCCTGGCATAGATTCCTTCCGGTGGGGCCTCATCGTGATGGCTGTCATCATACACACAGAGGCGACTGGCCGTCATCCGTGGCAAAGAGGAGGGACACACAATCAGGGAACGAACCGCTTCTCACCTTCTCTTTCCACGCTCGCAGTGAGGGTGTAAGACATGACAAAACATTCTGGAGGTCGTGCCATGCCAGTCATCACATCGGAAGGTATCGTTGAACACGGCCAGCTTGCGTTGCCCACGCCTGTTCCGTTGCCTGATCACACCAAAGTTGTGGTGGTGATTTCCGAACTACAACGTCCACTCAGCGCGCGGTTGATAAGTCCGCGACTAGCGCATCCCGAACAAGCGGAAGAGTTCCAGATGGAGGTGAGCGAGGACCTCAGCGATGCCGACGTATGACAGCCTATGGACCAAACCTGACCTGGAACCTACGTCGTTGAGATCTCTACCCCCGCCGTACTTCCAGCTCGACACTGAAGCTGATCTCCGGCTTCAAGACCCCGCTGACATAGCAACCACGTTTGGCGACATCGAGCAAGGCGCGCACGTCGGCTTCCGGCGCCGAGCTCCAGACTTCAAGAGTCATCGTAATGGTTTTGAGGTGACCTCGGGGCGTCGCGTGCACGCGACCGGTCAGGCGTTGCAGGGCGATCTTTCGCCGCTTGGCTGCGGCTTTGAACGAAATGGTCATGCAGGACAGCAACGCGCCAAGGAAGGCATCGACTGGAGTCGGCCCCCGATCTGTTCCGCCATCCTCGACTGGTTCATCAAGCAGCCACTGGTGGGTTCGGCTCTGGACTTGCACAGCATATCCGTCACCCTCGGACACCGAGCGAACTTCTCGCTCAGCCAATTCTTCCTGGGTACTAAGTGCTGGGTGTTGGGTGTGAGGAATTAGGGCTTTGGGCGTTTCTTTCTCTAATCCCCAATCCCCAGCCTCTAACACCTTCTTTACGCCGCGTGTGAACTGCGACGCTGCTACGCCGTCTGCCAACCGGTGGTCATAGGCAATGCTGAGGGTCAGCATTGGCCGCACGACGACCTGCCCGTCCCTGACCACGGGGCGCTCTTCGACCGCGCCGACGAACACCAGGATGGACTCGCCCAGGTTGATGACCGGCGTCCCAAAACTGATGCCGAACATGCCGAGATTGGAGATGGTCAGGCTCGCGCCACCGATATCCTCAGGCCTCAAGCGACCAGCGCGAGCAGCTTCGATGAGGCGCTGACTTTCCGCCGCCACTTGCGCCACAGACAACGTCTCCGCGCGGCGAATGACCGGCACGACTAATCCGCGTGGGGTATCCACGGCAAACCCGATATCGACGCCGTCGTACAACGTCAGCATGTCATCCTCGACCGTGCCGTTGAGGTCAGGCAGCCCGGCTAAGACGTGGGCTGCGGCATGCAGCAAGAGGTCGTTCACTGTGAGCGCAGGAAGCTCTTGCCGTAAAGTCACCCGAGCGGAAAGAAGCGCCGCCGCATCGATATCGATCATTTGCACGATGTGAGGAATCGTGCGCCACGCTTCTTGGAGTCGGCGGGCGGCGGTTTTGCGCATCCCCACCAACTGCCGCTGCTCGCGTACAGCTCTTCCAGACGCTGGCGTCACGGTTTGCACCGCCGGAACGTCTACCGGTTTCGCTACGATCGCTTGTTCGATATCGCTCGCGGAAATCACTCCGTCGGCGCTCGCCGCCGTGAGCATTGTAAGGTCGATCCCATGCTCGGCGGCAAGCTGTTTGGCCTTGGGCGAGGCCAGCACTTTCTTCCCGCGTACCGGGGTCTTGGTCGGCACCGCAGCTGGCGCGACGCTTGGCAGTACTGCTTGAAGGGTCGCCGCATGCACCCGTCCCGAGCCGTCGCCGATTTCACCGACGACCGTACCGACTTTGACTTCTCGCCCTTCGCCGAGGTGGATCTTCAAAATGCCACTGGCTTGGGCTTCGAGATCGTAGGTGGCTTTGTCGGTCTCAATGGTGAGAATCACTTCTCCTTGATTGACGTGTTCGCCGTCCTGTTTATGCCACTGGAGGATAATGCCCTCGCTCATGGCCTGGCCAATCTTCGGCATTAGGACGGCGGTGCCGGGAGTCGATGCTGTATCAGGAGACAAGGTCTTTCACCGCCTTATAAATGTCGTCTTCGGAAGGAACGATAGCATTCACCAGATGCTGGCTCGTAGGAAGCGGCACGTCGGGAATCGCCAAACGTTTGAACGGCTTGTCGAGATACGGCAGCGCCTGTTCCAACAACATGGCGCCGATTTCCGCGCCGACTCCCAGCGTGCGGTAGGCTTCTTCCACCACTATGCACGCCCCGGTCTTCTTGACCGACTCGACGATGGTCTCGCGATCGAACGGATTCAGGGTGCGCGGATCGACGATCTCCACTTCGATTCCCTCTTTGCTCAAGCGTTCGGCGGCAGCTAGGGAACGGCGGAGCATGTCTTGCCAAGCCACGATCGTGACCGCATCGCCTTCACGTCGCACGACGGCTTTGCCGAAGGGCGTGGTATAGTCGCCGTCCGGCACTTCGCCGCGCATGGCGTAGAGCAGTTTGTGTTCGCAGTACACGACGGGATTGTCCAGGCGAATCGCCTCTTTGAGCAACCCTTTGGCGTCCGCTGGCGTCGAAGGAACCGCGCACAGCAAACCTGGGGCATGCATGATGAAGGCTTCGGGACAGGCCGAGTGCTCGGGACCGAAACCCGAGCCGCCGGAAGGCGCACGGATGACCAGCGGCACTTTGAAGGCACCGCCGTGCATGAAGCGCCACATGCCGGCCTTGAAAAACACTTCGTCGCCGGCAGTCAACAGAAAATCCGCGAACTGTAACTCGACCACCGGACGCAGGCCCATGATGGCCGCACCGACACCCGCACCAACCATGACGTTCTCGGAGATCGGCGAATCGAAGACCCGCTCCTCGCCGAAGCGTTCATAGAGTCCGTCGGTCACTTTGAAGATACCGCCCCACACAGCCACATCCTGACCGTAGAGGATGACATTTTCATCCCGCGCCATTTCTTCGGCGAGGGCTTGGTTGATGGCTTTGCTGTAGGTGATGATTGGCATAGTCGTGTCGCTTTCCAGGGGTTGGGGATTATGCGTACAGATCCTGCAACGCTACTTCCGGCGCGAGCAGCGGGGCAGCTCTGACCGCCGCAACAGCTTCATCGATTTGTCGCTGGACATCCGCCTCGATTTGTGTGACCTGCGTTTCGGTCAGAACCCCGGCGTCTATGAGGGTCTGTTGCAGTTTCGGTAAGGGATCTTTTGTTTTCAGTACCAGCTCGGCGTCGGGGCGATAGGTTTGCTGATCCGCGACATAATGCCCGTGCAAACGTGTCACTTTGGCTTCAATCAAAGTCGGTCCGTGTCCAGCGCGTGCACGAGCCACGGCGGTCTGCATCACTTCGTGAACGGCAGCGGGATCGCTCCCATCCACTACAACTCCCGGTACGCCATAGCCCGCCGCGCGTGAGGAAATGTCTGCCACGGCGGTCGAACGACTGGTGGGTACCGAGACGGCATAGCCATTGTTTTCGCAGAAATAGATGCAGGGCAGTTTTTGCACTGCCGCCCAGTTGAGCGACTCGTGAAACGTACCGCGATTCGAGGTGCCGTCGCCAAAGAAGTAGACCACTGCTTGGCTTTGCTTCCGTCGTTTAAGCGCCATCCCCACGCCAACCGACATAACAAACCCACCGCCGAGGGTGCCACTTTCGCCCAGGATGCCGTTCGCCACGTCCACCACGTGCATCACCCCGCCTTTGCCACGGCTAGTCGCCCCTTCTTTTCCGGCAACGTCGGCGAGAATACTGGCGAGACTGGTGCCGCGAGCGATCATGTAGGCTACGCCGCGATGGCCGTAGAGAATGTAATCGTCTCGGCTCAGCGCGGAAATCGCTGCGATCTGACAAATCTCCTGCCCCGCACCCGCGTGCAGCGAGCCGGGCAGCTCGCCCGCCATCGCCATTTGCACGATGCGTGCCTCGAAGCGCCGAACGAGGACAGCGGTTTTGAAGACTTCCAACATCTGTACGCTATTCATACTGGCTCCTGTTGTCCCATGCTGGTCTCCCTTCGCGCTACGGCCAAATCACCCGGTTCTCTTCAGCCAGGAAGGCCGCCGAGGTGTGCCCATCGACAAATTGCTTGGCGTCGGTAAGCTGCTCGACCTGCAACTCCGGCGAGGCCCAGGATTCCTTGAAAGTTTCCACGCTCGGCCACCACAGTTCCGCTACGCCGTCGTAGACCGGCGGGGCGTCGGACTCGTAGAGTTCCGGCAAGACGTGGCACTGCACGTAACGCAGGAGATGGGGCGTGCGCGGCACCAGTGGCGCATGCTTCTCGCGCCAGTAGGCTTGGAACTCGGCTACGCTCAGGCCGGGTTTCCGTTTGACCAAAAAGAGGCCCTTCACGCACTTCGCGTCTTTCGCCATCGGCGCACCGGCGACGACCACGTTTTCTTGTGTAGCCAGCCACTGGAGCTTAGGCTGTTCGATGAAATTCAGTTCGTCTTTATAGGCGCCTTCGAGATATTCCGGGCTTTCTCGCATGGCGAGCGCGGCAGCCAGGTTGTCGTACCACACTTCAGCAGCCCCTTCGAAGGGAGAAGCAGGAAAGCTCGCCGTTAATCCCGCTAGGCGATGACTCTGCACATAGCGGCGCAAACTGGGGATACGTAGCGCCAGTTGAGCGTGGATTGTGCGCCAGTGGGTGTGGAATTTTTCGTCGCTAATGTCGGACTTCTTGGTCAGCAGGGCAAAACCTTTAATCATGATGCGTACTCCTTTTTGTCGCGAACCGACTGGGCGGCACCATAGCGCAACCACTCCTCCTCGGGCAAGTTGGAAGTAATTCCGTCTCCCCTCTTTGCCGGAAGACATGCTATTAAGGATCGACGAACAACGCACGGCAGAGGGGAAGAAGCAGGGCAAAAGAATGAGACTACGTCTGGCGCCAGTCGAATATAAAATCTGCGCGACTCCAGATTGCACGAGCGAATACGAAGGCGCGCAGTGTCCAGTCTGCAAACAACCATTCACCCCGGATCGCGTGGTGAAGACGCTGTACGATCGTCTCGTGCTGGTGGACGTCGATCCACCCGTGTACGAACCGGCACGGCGCTGTCGCTGTACCGAGTGCAAGAATCTGTTCGACCTCTCGGAACGTGAGGTCATTGCCCGCGCGCAATGCACCGCCTGCGGCAAGCCACTGTTGCAACGCGAGCAGCTCCAGAAGCTCTGGACCGAGACGGAGACGCTGCTGCAACAAGCGCGCAAGCTAGACCGTGCCCTCCGCCAAATTCCTGCCTGTCCACACTGTGCCCAGCCAGTCGCGAGAGTCGGCTGGTGCCCTCGGCATGACGCCGCCGAGTCGGTCGGCCCGACTGGCGGGTTGCCACAAAACCTCACCATCGTATGGGTGCGCACTTTCCACACTGCGGAGTCCGTGCACGAACTCCAATTGCGAGAAGCCCTGGAAGGTGAGAGTGAGACAGAGGTCGATGTAGAAACACCGCCGATAGAAGGGGAGCCGCGGGAATCGTGACAGAGCGGCAACAAGAAGAGCAGCACCTCGATCTCTCCCAGGTCGCCATCACCGCCGCCATCGCTCCCACCGGTCGCCTGGAACCGATCAAAGGCTTGTGGGCAAAGCTGCTGGCGGCGGCAAGCGCGGCGGCCACGACTGGGCTCGTGCGTACCGTGTTGGTCGCGGCAGATCAGCCGGATGTCCCGGTCGAATTGGAACACGAGTCCTCGCCGTTGCGCCTCATACGAGCCGCAACCCTTCGAGAGGCGCTCGACAAGCTCTACGAGGAACACGGCCCACGGCAAGCAGTACGCCACTACGAACACCAGCAATGCTTGACGCTCGATCTTCTGGGGAGACTCGTTCCTTTTGCCGAGCACTATCAGCCGTTGCCTTTGTTGCGCGAGGTGAAACGAGACCGGCTGCGGCGGACGGGAAAAGCGTTTGGGCACGATCCGAAGAACTTGCACGCGCTGAACGCACGGCTCGGTGTCGATCTGTTGCGCTGGGAAGAGGAACTGCACGGGGAGAGCATTGCCTATGAACAGCTCCGCCTCGACCAGCTCTTCGAGGATTTTCGCGCGTTCGCCAAGCGCACGTCTGTAGCGATCCCACGCTTCCTGGTGCTCGGACCTCCGGGGAGCGGGAAGACAACGCTGGTTCAGTATCTGAGCCTGCAAGCCGCCAGCGGTCGTCTTCGTATGGCAGGACGTGGGCTGCTGCCTGTCCGCGTGCGTCTACGCGAGTGGGAGTCGTTCGTAGCGGCGCGCGCCGGTGGTGCCCAGCACTTGCCCGCCTACCTCGTCCAGCACTACAGCCATCTGGTTGTTGTCCCAAGCGCGTCGCAGTGGCGGCGGTGGCTGCAAAGCGGCGAAGTCCTCTTGCTGCTCGACGGTCTGGACGAGATCCAAGGCGACTCGTCTTTTCTTGCACTCTTGACCACAACCCTGGCCACCTTTGCCACCGGCCCGGTGGTCATGACGTGCCGCACGGTCAGCTTCGAGCAACACCGCACGGTCTGTCCGGATTTTCCGCTCTTCACCCTGGCCGGTTTGGACCAAGCTCAGCGCGACGCCTATATCCGCGCGTTTCCCGCCGAATATCCGACCAGCTACGAGCCCGACGATATTATCGGGCGTCTGCGCCATTCTCCGCAGCTGGCTGCGCTGGCCGCGAATCCTCTCCTGTTGAGCATTCTGTGCTACACGGCGGACAACCTCACGCCGACACTGTTGCCGACGACTC
Coding sequences within it:
- a CDS encoding Zn-ribbon domain-containing OB-fold protein yields the protein MADLKHLAPTPTPETKPFWEGAKRHELMLPHCKSCGKHHFYPRSNCPFCWSNDLEWVKASGKGKLHTFSIPQRAVMGIPGPFIAAIVELEEGPRISTNLVGVDPDPKNLRCDMEVEVVFDDITDTVALPKFRPVSKAA
- a CDS encoding type II toxin-antitoxin system VapB family antitoxin, which codes for MATKRRTSLLIDEALLRKARKVLHAPTNSEAITRALEEAVVNNDVEMSLKELLRKGRGRLVDVYQEAE
- a CDS encoding thiamine pyrophosphate-dependent dehydrogenase E1 component subunit alpha, which gives rise to MNSVQMLEVFKTAVLVRRFEARIVQMAMAGELPGSLHAGAGQEICQIAAISALSRDDYILYGHRGVAYMIARGTSLASILADVAGKEGATSRGKGGVMHVVDVANGILGESGTLGGGFVMSVGVGMALKRRKQSQAVVYFFGDGTSNRGTFHESLNWAAVQKLPCIYFCENNGYAVSVPTSRSTAVADISSRAAGYGVPGVVVDGSDPAAVHEVMQTAVARARAGHGPTLIEAKVTRLHGHYVADQQTYRPDAELVLKTKDPLPKLQQTLIDAGVLTETQVTQIEADVQRQIDEAVAAVRAAPLLAPEVALQDLYA
- a CDS encoding alpha-ketoacid dehydrogenase subunit beta; this encodes MPIITYSKAINQALAEEMARDENVILYGQDVAVWGGIFKVTDGLYERFGEERVFDSPISENVMVGAGVGAAIMGLRPVVELQFADFLLTAGDEVFFKAGMWRFMHGGAFKVPLVIRAPSGGSGFGPEHSACPEAFIMHAPGLLCAVPSTPADAKGLLKEAIRLDNPVVYCEHKLLYAMRGEVPDGDYTTPFGKAVVRREGDAVTIVAWQDMLRRSLAAAERLSKEGIEVEIVDPRTLNPFDRETIVESVKKTGACIVVEEAYRTLGVGAEIGAMLLEQALPYLDKPFKRLAIPDVPLPTSQHLVNAIVPSEDDIYKAVKDLVS
- a CDS encoding thiolase, translated to MTDFRNLSGKFALVGVAESDELGTLPHKSALQLHMEAARNAIADAGLKKSDIDGVFSAGRQMATETAEYMGLRPRYIDGTMVGGCSFLHHVQHAMAAINAGLCEVALITHGESGRSRLAMPNMSASKDSLLWQFEVPYGIVFPFTAYGFIATRHMHEYGTTQEQLAEVAVATRAWARLNPKANQRGPLTVDDVMKSPVLAWPFHVLDCCLVTDGGGACIVTSAERAKDLKKKPVYILGTGEGMGHCWINQMPDFTAATGATISGPQAFAMAGVTHKDIDVAMFYDAFTITPILALEDLGFCKKGEGAAFVSGQRTAPGGDFPMNTNGGGLSYTHTGMYGMFIIIEAVRQLRGECGERQVKDAEVALAHGLGGIFSAAATMILANAPKA
- a CDS encoding histone deacetylase, coding for MDKYRLVPQRLLAEGILGLADFLEPEAATLDDVLRVHTPEYVHAFVDGSLEHKAMLRIGLPWSPALVRRAFAVIGGTIGTAQRALDEGVSANLAGGTHHAFADHGEGYCIFNDLVVAMRRLRAEDAARRFLVVDLDVHQGNGTAALCADDPEVFTFSMHGENNYPARKEQSSWDIALPDGVTDEAYLDLLVSALPRILERFSPELIFYQAGVDVLAGDRFGKLALTMAGVGERDRIVCEFARRSGLPLVITLGGGYAPDMQRIVEAHCQTVRVAKG
- a CDS encoding EthD family reductase, whose product is MIKGFALLTKKSDISDEKFHTHWRTIHAQLALRIPSLRRYVQSHRLAGLTASFPASPFEGAAEVWYDNLAAALAMRESPEYLEGAYKDELNFIEQPKLQWLATQENVVVAGAPMAKDAKCVKGLFLVKRKPGLSVAEFQAYWREKHAPLVPRTPHLLRYVQCHVLPELYESDAPPVYDGVAELWWPSVETFKESWASPELQVEQLTDAKQFVDGHTSAAFLAEENRVIWP
- a CDS encoding 2-oxo acid dehydrogenase subunit E2, whose amino-acid sequence is MSPDTASTPGTAVLMPKIGQAMSEGIILQWHKQDGEHVNQGEVILTIETDKATYDLEAQASGILKIHLGEGREVKVGTVVGEIGDGSGRVHAATLQAVLPSVAPAAVPTKTPVRGKKVLASPKAKQLAAEHGIDLTMLTAASADGVISASDIEQAIVAKPVDVPAVQTVTPASGRAVREQRQLVGMRKTAARRLQEAWRTIPHIVQMIDIDAAALLSARVTLRQELPALTVNDLLLHAAAHVLAGLPDLNGTVEDDMLTLYDGVDIGFAVDTPRGLVVPVIRRAETLSVAQVAAESQRLIEAARAGRLRPEDIGGASLTISNLGMFGISFGTPVINLGESILVFVGAVEERPVVRDGQVVVRPMLTLSIAYDHRLADGVAASQFTRGVKKVLEAGDWGLEKETPKALIPHTQHPALSTQEELAEREVRSVSEGDGYAVQVQSRTHQWLLDEPVEDGGTDRGPTPVDAFLGALLSCMTISFKAAAKRRKIALQRLTGRVHATPRGHLKTITMTLEVWSSAPEADVRALLDVAKRGCYVSGVLKPEISFSVELEVRRG